The following are from one region of the Centropristis striata isolate RG_2023a ecotype Rhode Island chromosome 19, C.striata_1.0, whole genome shotgun sequence genome:
- the mat2al gene encoding methionine adenosyltransferase II, alpha-like, with translation MNPASGARSGKTFLFTSESVGEGHSDKMCDQISDAVLDAYLSQDPDSKVACECVTKTGMILLVGEVTSKAIVDLQSVVRDTVQKIGYNDSSKGFDYKTCNVLVALEPQCVEISDCVFEGRDQEDIGAGDQGLMFGYATDETEECMPLTILLAHKLNHKMKELSCSGECPWILPDSKSQVTVEYRDNCGAMEPLRIHTVVISVQHSPDITLEEIRRNLMEKVVKVVIPAKYLDDKTIYHLLPSGKFLVGGPQSDAGLTGRKIIVDTYGGWGGHGGGAFSGKDYSKVDRSGAYAARWVAKSLVKAGLCRRALVQISYAIGVSHPLSISVFHYGSSNRDEDELLKIVQKNFDLRPGVIVKELGLKRPIYQATACYGHFGRAEFPWEQPKSLVF, from the exons ATGAACCCGGCCAGCGGAGCCCGAAGCGGGAAGACTTTCCTCTTCACGTCGGAGTCTGTTGGAGAAGGACACTCCG ATAAAATGTGCGATCAGATCAGTGACGCGGTGCTGGATGCTTACCTGAGTCAGGACCCCGACTCTAAAGTGGCCTGTG AATGTGTGACGAAGACCGGCATGATTTTACTGGTTGGAGAAGTGACGTCAAAGGCCATCgtggatctgcagtcggtggtcCGAGACACCGTCCAGAAAATCGGCTACAACGACTCTTCAAAAG GTTTCGACTACAAGACCTGCAACGTGCTGgtggctctggagccgcagTGTGTGGAGATATCAGACTGTGTGTTTGAAGGCCGGGACCAGGAGGACATCGGTGCAGGAGACCAG ggTTTGATGTTCGGCTACGCCACAGATGAGACGGAGGAGTGCATGCCTCTAACAATCCTTCTGGCTCACAAACTCAACCACAAGATGAAGGAGCTGTCCTGCAGCGGAGAGTGTCCCTGGATCCTTCCAGACTCCAAATCACAG GTCACAGTGGAGTATCGGGACAACTGTGGAGCCATGGAGCCGCTGCGTATCCACACTGTGGTCATATCGGTGCAGCACAGCCCGGACATCACGCTGGAGGAGATCAGACGCAACCTGATGGAGAAGGTGGTGAAGGTTGTAATTCCCGCCAAATACCTGGATGACAAGACCATCTACCATCTTCTGCCGAGTGGGAAGTTCCTGGTGGGGGGCCCACAG AGTGATGCAGGACTCACGGGGCGTAAAATCATCGTGGACACGTACGGAGGATGGGGCGGCCACGGAGGAGGAGCGTTCTCTGGGAAAGATTACTCCAAGGTGGATCGGTCCGGAGCGTACGCGGCGCGATGGGTCGCCAAGTCTTTGGTCAAAGCCGGACTCTGCAGGAGAGCCCTGGTCCAG ATCTCCTATGCGATCGGAGTGAGCCACCCGCTCTCCATCTCCGTGTTTCACTACGGCTCGTCCAACAGGgatgaagacgagctgctgaagatCGTGCAGAAGAACTTCGACCTGAGGCCGGGGGTCATCGTCAA AGAGCTGGGTCTGAAGCGGCCGATCTACCAGGCCACCGCCTGCTACGGACACTTCGGCAGAGCGGAGTTCCCCTGGGAACAACCAAAGTCTCTGGTGTTTTGA